A region of the Nitrospirota bacterium genome:
GTAAGGTAATTCTGGATTTCTCAAGGATGGATATTGCTAAGGGGCTTGCAGGCTGCTCCACGCTTATTCAATATCAGAATCCTGATAATATTCTCGCATATCTCTTTGATACCGGATATGAAATTATCATACAATATGAGGAGGGGAGGATTACATCGCAGGAGTTCTTCAAGCACGCTTCAGAGGTATTCGGGCTTGATATGTCTTATGAGAGATTCAAATCCGTGTGGAGTGAGATATTTGTGGAGAATGATGGAGTTGCTGACTTGATTGAATTACTTAAAAAGGATTTTCCGCTCTTTCTTTTATCCAATACAAATGAACTCCATTTTGAGTATATAAAAAAACAATTTCCTGTTGTACATAAATTTGATGAATGTATATTGTCATACAGAATTGGTAAAATGAAACCCCATCCTGATATTTACATGGAGGCATTGAATAGGGGAAATGCATCGCCTGAAGAGACGATATACATTGATGACATTGGTGAGTATGTAGCAGCGGCTCAGGATATGGGGATTAATGCTGTGGAGTTTAAGTCAGTTGAACAGATAACAAATCATATTAAGGAGATTATACATGAACGACAAACAAGATGACCCTGTTGCAGCGGCAGTTGAGAGATTTTTTTCTGCATTTCCTGCAGGCCCCATTGGTACAGAAACCATTGGCTTATCTGTATGCCGTGGGAGGGTTCTCGCAGGAGATGTAAATGCAGGGATTAATTCGCCGCCATTC
Encoded here:
- a CDS encoding HAD family phosphatase; translated protein: MIKLIIFDLGKVILDFSRMDIAKGLAGCSTLIQYQNPDNILAYLFDTGYEIIIQYEEGRITSQEFFKHASEVFGLDMSYERFKSVWSEIFVENDGVADLIELLKKDFPLFLLSNTNELHFEYIKKQFPVVHKFDECILSYRIGKMKPHPDIYMEALNRGNASPEETIYIDDIGEYVAAAQDMGINAVEFKSVEQITNHIKEIIHERQTR